CTCGGCAAGCGCGCGGAGGCCGAGACATGGCGGGAGCGCGCCGAGCGCGCCGAGGCCGCGCTCGACGATGCGGCCGCGGTCGACGAGCACGAGACCATGGACATCGTCGAGGAGGAGCTCCTCCCCGACGGAGTGTTCACCGAGGAGGACGTGTTCACCGGGGATGATTCGCTGATCGGAGCGGACGGCGATGCCAGCAAGGACGCCGCGATCGACGAGGACGCCGACGACGAGGAGAGCGGAACACCGGACGATTCCGGCTCCGCCGACACCGAAGAGACCGGACGCACGCAGGAGGGTGACCAGCAGGATGGCGCTGTTTCGACGGAGGACTGAGAACGCGGCTCCGCTCGACGGCGTCGATGTCGTGCTTGCCGACCTCGACGGGGTCGTTTACAAGGGCCCCGACGCCATCCCTCACGCGGTCGACAGCCTGAACCGCGCCGCTGAAACCGTGCGAGTCGGTTACATCACCAACAACGCCTCCCGTACCGATGCCTCCGTCGCTCAGCACCTCACCGACCTCGGGCTTTCGGTGCAACCGTCTGACGTGGTTACCTCACCGCAAGCGGCGGTCCGGCTGCTGAGCCGACACGTCGATCCCGGCTCCACCGTCCTGGTGATCGGCGGCGACGGACTCGTCGACGAGGTTCAGAAGGGCGGGTTCGGTGTCACGCGCTCCGCCGAGGACGAGCCGGCCGCGGTCGTCCAGGGGTTCGCGCCGGAGGTCGGCTGGACGCAGCTCGCCGAGGCGGCCTTCGCGCTGCAGGGCAGGTCGGAGAGCGAGCGGCCCTGGATCGCTACTAACACCGACTGGACTATTCCGGTCGCCCGGGGAATCGCTCCCGGCAACGGGACGCTGGTCTCGGCTGTGCACACCGCTGCGGGCCGCCTGCCGCTTGTCGCGGGCAAACCGGAGGTGGCGATCTTCGAGGAGGCGGTCACGCGATTCGGAGCGAAGAATCCGCTCTTCATCGGCGACCGGCTCGACACGGACATCCTCGGAGCGAACCGTGCCGGCATCGCCTCCGTGCTCGTGCTCACGGGCGTGGACGGGGCGAAGCAGCTGCTCGCTGCCGATGCGGACTCGCGGCCGACGTACATCCTCCGCGACCTGCGACAGCTGTCGGAGCCGTACCCGGAGACGCAGGTCGCGAAGAACGGGGCTGTCACTGTCGGCAGCGCCAAGGTCGCGATCGAGGGCAACGACGTGCGGATCGTGGCCGAGGGCGACGATGAGGTAAACCTGCTGCGCGCTGCGAGCGCGGCGATCTGGAACTCCGGCCGGGCGATCTACGGCCTGGAGGTGCCGGAGAGCCTGTACCTGTGAGCGCGTGACCGCGTAATCGGGTTCAGAGCGCTGCGGACCGTTCGAGCAGTCGGTAGCAGCGGCGCACGCGGTCGAGCCACCAGTCGCGGCGTTCTGGCGTCGACTCGAGCTCGGCTAGACGCGCGGGTGACAGCGAGGGACGGTTGACGGGGATGCTTCCGTCGACGGGGACGAGCGGGTGGTCGGCGACGTCTACCGCGAACATGGCCACCGTGCCGAGGCCGCAGTCGTACTCCAAATCGGGGATGGCGGCCGCGAGGTGTGCACCCATCGCGATGCCGACGGAGGTGTCTATGGCGCTCGACACGACCACCGGCAGTCCCGCCTCCGCCACGATCCGCAGTGCCGAGTGCACGCCTCCGAGCGGCTGCGCCTTCACGATGAGGAGGTCGGCGGCCCCGGCCCGCGCGACGGCAAGGGGGTCGGAGGCCTTGCGCACGCTCTCGTCAGCGGCGATCGGGATGCCCATGTAGCTGGTGCGCGAGCGGATATCGGCGAGTTCGTCCACTGTGGCGCAGGGCTGCTCGACGTATTCGAGGTCGAAGGGGGACAGCGCGTGGATGGCGTGCTCGGCCTCGTCGACGTTCCAGAGAGCGTTCGCGTCGACGCGGATGCGACCTTCGGGGCCGAGGTACTCGCGGACGGCGCGCACGCGGGCGACGTCGTCGGCGAGGGTCTGACCCGGCTCGGCGACCTTCACCTTCGCGGTGCGGGCGCCGGGGTAGCGATCGAGGACGGCTCGGACCTCCCCGGCCGCGATCGCGGGCACGGTGGCGTTGACGGGGATGTGGTCGCGCAGCGGCGCCGGCGCCTCCCGCCATCCGAAGTCGATGGCCGCGTGGAGCCACGCGGCCGACTCTTCGTCGTCGTACTCGACGAAGGGGGAGAACTCAGTCCATCCCTGCGGGCCCTCGAAGAGCACGGCTTCTCGGGCGGTGATGCCGCGGAAGCGGGCGACCATGGGCAGCGTCACGACTCGCGCGGTTGTCAACAGGTCGGCGAGCTCTGGCACCATTCCACAAGTTTGGCACGTGCGGATCGGCGCGGAGCGGCCGAACGTAGGCTGGAGGCATGTCAGGAGCAGTCTCGGAGATCTTCGATCCGTCGCAATGGCGGCCGGCGCCCGGGTTCGGGTCGCTGACCGACATCACCTACCACCACGACGTGTCGGGGCGCATCGCGCGCGTGGCGTTCAACCGGCCGGAGGTGCGCAACGCGTTCCGTCCGCACACGGTCGACGAGCTGTATGCGACCCTCGAGGATGCGCGTACCAACCCGCGGATCGGAGTGGTCCTGCTGACCGGCAACGGGCCGAGTCCGAAGGACGGGGGGTGGGCCTTCTGCTCGGGCGGCGACCAGCGCATCCGCGGACGAGACGGATACAAGTACGCGGACGGCGAGACGGCGAGCAGCATCGACGCCGCACGCAACGGGCGGTTGCACATCCTGGAGGTGCAGCGGCTGATCCGCTTCATGCCGAAGGTGGTGATCGCCGTGGTGCCGGGGTGGGCGGCCGGCGGCGGGCACTCCCTCCACGCGGTGTGCGACCTCACGCTGGCGAGCGCGGAGCACGGGCGGTTCAAGCAGACGGATGCGGATGTGGGGTCGTTCGACGGCGGATACGGCAGCGCCTACTACGCGAGACAGATCGGGCAGAAGCTGGCACGGGAGGTGTTCTTCCTCGCGCGGGAGTACTCCGCGCAGCGGGCCTACGAGATGGGCGCCGTCAACGCGGTCGTGCCGCACGCGGAGCTCGAGAGCACGGCGCTCGAGTGGGCGCGGGAGATCATGGGCAAGTCTCCGACGGCCATTCGCATGCTGAAGTTCGCGTTCAACGCCGTGGACGACGGCATGGTGGGGCAGCAGGTCTTCGCAGGAGAGGCGACGCGGCTCGCGTATGGGACCGATGAGGCGGTGGAGGGGCGAGACTCGTTCCTCGAGAAGCGGGAGCCGGACTGGTCGCCGTTCCCGTGGCAGTACTGAGGCGGCGGCGATGACCCGGGCGGTTCAGGTGGTCGACGCGGGGCGGCCGGAGGAGGTGCTCGAGGCGCTGCGCGCTGCGCTCGCCGGGGCTGGGCCGGCCGTGGTCCCGCGTGCGGAAGGCGCGGCGGGAGCGGCCTGGCCGTCGGAGACGGATCGTGTCGCCCAGAACGTGGCAGTGGTGATCGAGACGTCCGGATCGACCGGGGTGCCGAAGCGCGTCGCGCTGTCGACCGATGCGCTGCTGGCGAGCGCGGCGGCGTCCGCCGGTGCGATGGGGGGACAGGGGCAGTGGCTCTTGGCCCTGCCGGCGCACTACGTGGCCGGCGTGCAGGTGCTGGTGCGGTCGCTCGCGGCGGAGACCGAGCCGGTGATGTACGGCGGCGGGCACTTCGACCCCTCGCGGTTCGCAGCGGTCGCCACGGGGATGGTGCACGACCTCCGCTTCACCTCGCTGGTGCCGGTGCAGCTCGCCCGGTTGGTGGAGGCGGCCGAGGGCGGCTCGGCGGAGGTCGCGCGTGCGCTGCGGCGGTTCGACGGCATCCTTGTCGGGGGGCAGGCGCTCACGCCGGTGCTGCGGGAGCGCGCGGAGGCCCTGGGCGCGCGCATCCTGAGCACGTACGGGTCGAGTGAGACGGCGGGCGGGTGCGTTTACGACGGCGTCCCGATCGGGTCGACGGTGGTGCGCGAGACGGACGGCGTGCTCGAGATCAGCGGGCCGACGCTCGCCGAGGGCTATGTGGGTGATCGGGGCCGGACGGCCGCTGCCTTCCACGAGGACGGTGGACTGCGCTGGTATCGGACCGGTGACCTGGGTCGCGTCGAAGGCGGGCGGGTCACGGTGCTCGGGAGGGCCGACAACGTGATCATCTCGGGTGGCGAGAAGGTGCTCCTCGACGCGGTGGAGGCGGTGGTGCGCGGGATCGAGGGGTTCGGTGGGGCCGTCGTGGTCGCGGCGGAGGACGCGCAGTGGGGGCAGGTGCCGGTGGTCGTCGTCGGGGGTGAGCCGGCGGCAGGCAACGGAGAGAGAGGAACGTCAGGGGCGTTGGCGCGCGTCCGGGAGGCCGTGGCTGACCGGTTGGGGCGGGCTGCGGCGCCCGCGCGGATCCTGGAGGTGGAGTCGATTCCGCGGCTGAGCAGCGGGAAGCCGGATCGGCGGCGGCTTGCTGATGCGGTGGGTCGGAGCGGGGGCTCGGACGGTGGGGTTCCGGGTACGCACACGGGCTCGGGGGCATAGGCGATGTTGTTACGATTCGCACTGTGATGAGCCAGAACAAGCCTCGAATGCAGCGGATGACTCCGACGCCGGCCCGCGGGCCGCGCGGCGGCAAGAGTGGTCGGCCGGGAGCGGTGTCGACCGCCGTGAAGCCCGCGACCGCATCCGACTGGATCGCGGGGGCGCGCATCCGCACACTTCCGCTGGCGATCGCTCCCGTCCTCATCGGTGTCGGTGCGGCCAAGGTCGCCGAGGGGCCCGGGGTGTGGCACCCGGTGCGGTCGCTGCTCTGCCTCGCGGTCGCCGTACTGCTCCAGATCGGCGTCAACTACGCCAACGACTACTCAGACGGGGTGCGGGGGACGGACGAGTTCCGTGTCGGTCCGGGGCGACTCACCGGCTCCGGCAAGGCGGCGCCGCGCAAGGTGCTCACGGTCGCACTGGTGTTCTTCGGGCTGGCGGCGGTGGCCGGACTGGTGCTGGTCATCCTCACGCAGCACTGGTGGGTGCTCCTCGTCGGGGCGGCGGCCATCGCGGCGGCGTGGTTCTACACCGGGGGCAAGCGGCCGTACGGGTACTACGGGCTCGGCGAGGTCTTCGTCTTCGTGTTCTTCGGGCTCGTGGCGACCGCGGGCACGACGTACATGCTCGCCGGCACGGTGAATCAGGAGGCCTGGTACGGGTCGGTGATCGCCGGGCTGATCGCCTGCGCGGTGCTGATGGTCAACAACATCCGCGACATCGAGCCGGACAAGCAGGCGGGCAAGCGCACGCTGGCCGTGCTGCTCGGGCGGATCGCATCGCGGATCGTGTTCTGCGTGCTGCTGCTCGTGCCGTTCGGCATCCTGGGCGTGCTGGCGCTCTTCTACCCGATCGCCTGGTACGGGATGTTCGCGCTGCTGGCCGCGCTCCCGGCGTGCGTGATCGCGCTCTTCGCCAAGACTCCGCGCGAGCTGGTCACGGCCCTGCAGCTGACCAGCATCACGGGGCTGCTAGTGGGAATCGCGCTGGGCGCGGCTTTCGCTTTCTGACGGGGTCGCCGCGGCGTCAGTCGCCGCGTTGTCGATCGCCGCGTTGTCGATCGCCGCGTCTTCGGCGTCCGCATCCTCGGAGGGAGCGGGGGTCTCGC
The sequence above is a segment of the Leifsonia williamsii genome. Coding sequences within it:
- a CDS encoding HAD-IIA family hydrolase, with amino-acid sequence MALFRRRTENAAPLDGVDVVLADLDGVVYKGPDAIPHAVDSLNRAAETVRVGYITNNASRTDASVAQHLTDLGLSVQPSDVVTSPQAAVRLLSRHVDPGSTVLVIGGDGLVDEVQKGGFGVTRSAEDEPAAVVQGFAPEVGWTQLAEAAFALQGRSESERPWIATNTDWTIPVARGIAPGNGTLVSAVHTAAGRLPLVAGKPEVAIFEEAVTRFGAKNPLFIGDRLDTDILGANRAGIASVLVLTGVDGAKQLLAADADSRPTYILRDLRQLSEPYPETQVAKNGAVTVGSAKVAIEGNDVRIVAEGDDEVNLLRAASAAIWNSGRAIYGLEVPESLYL
- a CDS encoding o-succinylbenzoate synthase, which gives rise to MVPELADLLTTARVVTLPMVARFRGITAREAVLFEGPQGWTEFSPFVEYDDEESAAWLHAAIDFGWREAPAPLRDHIPVNATVPAIAAGEVRAVLDRYPGARTAKVKVAEPGQTLADDVARVRAVREYLGPEGRIRVDANALWNVDEAEHAIHALSPFDLEYVEQPCATVDELADIRSRTSYMGIPIAADESVRKASDPLAVARAGAADLLIVKAQPLGGVHSALRIVAEAGLPVVVSSAIDTSVGIAMGAHLAAAIPDLEYDCGLGTVAMFAVDVADHPLVPVDGSIPVNRPSLSPARLAELESTPERRDWWLDRVRRCYRLLERSAAL
- a CDS encoding 1,4-dihydroxy-2-naphthoyl-CoA synthase is translated as MSGAVSEIFDPSQWRPAPGFGSLTDITYHHDVSGRIARVAFNRPEVRNAFRPHTVDELYATLEDARTNPRIGVVLLTGNGPSPKDGGWAFCSGGDQRIRGRDGYKYADGETASSIDAARNGRLHILEVQRLIRFMPKVVIAVVPGWAAGGGHSLHAVCDLTLASAEHGRFKQTDADVGSFDGGYGSAYYARQIGQKLAREVFFLAREYSAQRAYEMGAVNAVVPHAELESTALEWAREIMGKSPTAIRMLKFAFNAVDDGMVGQQVFAGEATRLAYGTDEAVEGRDSFLEKREPDWSPFPWQY
- a CDS encoding AMP-binding protein, with translation MTRAVQVVDAGRPEEVLEALRAALAGAGPAVVPRAEGAAGAAWPSETDRVAQNVAVVIETSGSTGVPKRVALSTDALLASAAASAGAMGGQGQWLLALPAHYVAGVQVLVRSLAAETEPVMYGGGHFDPSRFAAVATGMVHDLRFTSLVPVQLARLVEAAEGGSAEVARALRRFDGILVGGQALTPVLRERAEALGARILSTYGSSETAGGCVYDGVPIGSTVVRETDGVLEISGPTLAEGYVGDRGRTAAAFHEDGGLRWYRTGDLGRVEGGRVTVLGRADNVIISGGEKVLLDAVEAVVRGIEGFGGAVVVAAEDAQWGQVPVVVVGGEPAAGNGERGTSGALARVREAVADRLGRAAAPARILEVESIPRLSSGKPDRRRLADAVGRSGGSDGGVPGTHTGSGA
- a CDS encoding 1,4-dihydroxy-2-naphthoate polyprenyltransferase; this encodes MSQNKPRMQRMTPTPARGPRGGKSGRPGAVSTAVKPATASDWIAGARIRTLPLAIAPVLIGVGAAKVAEGPGVWHPVRSLLCLAVAVLLQIGVNYANDYSDGVRGTDEFRVGPGRLTGSGKAAPRKVLTVALVFFGLAAVAGLVLVILTQHWWVLLVGAAAIAAAWFYTGGKRPYGYYGLGEVFVFVFFGLVATAGTTYMLAGTVNQEAWYGSVIAGLIACAVLMVNNIRDIEPDKQAGKRTLAVLLGRIASRIVFCVLLLVPFGILGVLALFYPIAWYGMFALLAALPACVIALFAKTPRELVTALQLTSITGLLVGIALGAAFAF